ACCTGAAAAAGTTGGAGAACAAAAAAGAATCAGAAATCAGCCAAGCCCAAGAGATAGTAAGGGATTGTCAGTTAAAAGGAAAAGTAATAACCTTTGATGCGTTGCACTGTAATCAGAAAACTGCCGCTCTCGTAATTGAGAGTGGAAATGATTATATAATGGCTTTAAAAAAAAATCAAAAAAAGTTATATGAGCAAGTCGAAGCGGTAATACAAAGTGAAAATCCTTTGAGTGTAGATGTGACTCATGAACACAGCCATGGCAGAAAACAGAAGGACAACGGTGGTTAACTGCTCACGGGTACAAGATTTTCAGTCTGGAGGAATTGTTTGCCCTAAAATCCTGAAAATCATCGAGTTTTAGAGCGATAAAAATCTAAATACATAGATGTAAGTTCTCTATACGAAAGATTTAGAGAAGTTTTTGTTATTCAAAAATAAGAAAATTATCTCGTGAGCAAAACTCCAGACAATTCAGTTAGAATTACTCAGTTTTTTCGCCGCATTCCTAAAAATTGGGGACTCAATTTGACTCCCCAATTTGGGAAAATGAAACAGCCCTGGGGGTTGGGGGAGAGGTCATAGAGGAATCTGTCTCCAGAATGAAACAGCCCTGACCTCCCTACCCCCATAACCAGGTACGGTAAACACACCAAAAAAAATCTGTCAAGTTATTGCAATATTTTTTAACTGTCTGTTACAATCGTTTACATAGAAAGCAAGCTAAAGCAGGTTAGGAGAAAAGTTATGTTTACCGTTTTAATTTCTTTATTCATTGTGGGTTGGGTTGCGGCTGCTGTAATTGGGACTCAAGCTTACTTCCGGGGTGAACAAACCAAACCCATTCACGAACGCAATTGGAATTCTAACTCCTTTGAACAAATCGCTCAGTCCGTTACAGGTCAAGAAACCGACTACAGCGTCCGCATTCCTGCCTATAGTTTAGATGCTTACGCCAGCAATAATTTAGGGAATTAATTCTCTAATATTCAACCTGAAAAAACAAAAAATAAGTAACATTTTTACCCCTGCAATTCGTGGAAGATTGAAGGGGTATTTTTTTATTCTAACGCAACCCTCATCCCTTGCTAGGGAATACAGTTTCAATAACTTATAAAATCCTTCAGAGTTAAAGTTCTTCCAGGGGATAAAAACCGTTATATTTAGCTCCAACGATGGGGCTTTGTTTATGCTTTTTAAGCGTAACTTTTTATCACTAGATTTTGTTGTAGAAATTTAAGTTTTAAAAGTTTTTATTTGGAGTTTTCTAGGCGTTAAAGAGTTAGAGCTTTTAGCAACTACAGAAAGCTCGGATTTTTTAATTTCTGTTTGCGGTTGTGAAGTCGAAGCCTCCTTCGATTCCGCATTAACAGAAGACTTCAACTCAATTGTGTTGGCTACTTATTTCTAGGTAGTCCCACTAAAATCATGTAACCTTTCGGTTACGGGAAGGTGCCTTTACCGCTAGAGCGTCAGGCTAGGGGCGTTATTTCTATGCGGTAGAGCCGCCCCCCAAAATTAGATTGTCATAAATCTAGTTTTTTGTCAACAGTTATTGATTATTTCCCTCCAATTACTGCATTAACAGAAAACTTCAACTCAATTGTGTTGGTGTTTCCAATCAATTAATTTCCCTAGCGAGTAGGGATCTTTCTATTTTAAACTTATAAGTTCAATCAACTGAGTGGCTAAATCTAAAATCACACATTGAGTTCCAGTTCCTAATTTTTCCCAAGGTTTAAAATGTTTTCATAATTTCTCCTTACAATCCATCGGTTACAGTTATTAATGTTGAACTTCAACAACGCCTCGCACCATATTCATCCCACAACTAAAGGTATATTCTCCTGATTCTTCGGGAATAAATTCAATAGTTGTGGTTTGATTCAAAGGTAAATCTTGAGCAATATTAAAATCAGGAAACAGCACTTTATCTAAGCAATGGCTGGGGTCTTTACGAATAAAGTTAAGCCGGACTTTTTTACCCGATTGAACGGTAATCCGATTAGGTTGATAGCCGCCATCGACTAAAATTTCTAATTCTTGAGTCTCCTCATTTAGTGTTGCTTTTTTTGCTTTGGGTTTACTGAATAAAAACCACCAGAGTTCTAATCCAATTAATGCTAATCCACTGACAGTAACAACCATTTTTGTTGATAACGGTTGTTCAATTGTTTTAAATTGAGCGTTAGCAGGTTCTGAATGGGATTCCATTGCTCGTAGAGGAGCAGAATTAACCATTAAAACTGATAGTAAAATTCCGCTAAATTGTAACCCTGTTTTGATTTTAATGTTCATAGTCTTCACTCCTTATTCTAAGAATAATTACTCTACAGTAAGTCTCAATCATTTATACACATTACCGCCCATCGTAGGGGCGAGGTTCTCTCGCCCTGACACCGAGATGCGTATCCATACTGGCTCTATTTCCCTTCTCAATACACTTTTTAACTAAAGATTAATTCAGCTTAAACTGACGTAAGCGTAAGGCATTAGAAACAACTGAAATCGAACTCAGTGCCATTGCTCCTCCTGCAATAATCGGATTGAGTAACCAACCCGTTAAGGGATAAAGAATTCCGGCTGCAATGGGAATTCCGGCTGAGTTATAAATAAAGGCAAAAAACAGGTTTTGGCGAATATTATTTAAGGTGGCTTTACTTAATTTAATTGCGGTCACTAAACCGATTAAATCCCCTGAAATTAAGGTAATATCACTAGCTGCGATCGCAACATCTGTTCCTGTACCAATGGCAATTCCTACATCCGCTTGAGCTAAAGCCGGAGCATCATTAATTCCATCCCCCACCATTGCTACAATTGAAGGCTGTTTTTTCCGTCCTTTCCGTTCAGTTTGCAGGGATTTAATCATATTTGCTTTTTGGTCGGGACGGACTTCGGCAAATATTCGTTTAATTCCGACTTCAGAAGCGATCGCTTCGGCGGTTTTTTGATTATCTCCCGTTAACATCACCACCTCTAACCCCATTTTTTGTAAAGCTTGAATTGCCGTTTTTGAGGTGGGTTTCACCGCATCTGAAATCGCAACTAACCCTTCGATTTCTCCATCTACTGCTATCCAAGCTGTTGTTTTTCCTTCAGACTCCCAACTGACTTGATACTGTTGTAAAGGTTCAGTTTCAATTCCTAATTCTTGCATCCAGCGAGACGTTCCAATTTGTACAAATCGATCTGAAATATACCCTTGAACTCCCATCCCGGCTAAGGCTTGAAAATTGCGAATTTCAGGTAAGGGAAAAGTCACCCCTTGTGCTTTAGCATATTGAACAATTGCTTCTGCTAAGGGATGCTCAGATTGTTGTTCAATAGCTGCGGCTAATCGTAATAATTTTAATTCATGATCATTATTAGTTCCGCCTACGGTTACATACTGGGTAACAGTGGGTTTTCCGGCGGTAATGGTTCCGGTTTTATCTAATACAATGGTTTGGATTTTATGGGCTAATTCTAAACTATCCGCTCCTTTAATTAAGATACCATGTTCAGCCCCTAAACCTGTTCCCACCATCACAGAAGTTGGTGTTGCTAATCCCAATGCACAGGGACAAGCAATAATTAAAACGCCGACGGTTGTTGTTATTGCTAGAGTAAGATTTCCGGTAAAATTAAACCAGAGAATAAAAGTAGCGATCGCGATCGCAATCACAACTGGAACAAACCAACCTGTTACCTGATCGGCTAATTTTTGAATCGGTGCTTTTGACCCTTGCGCCTGTTGAACTAACTGCACAATTTGCGCTAATACCGTATCTTTTCCCACCCGTGAAGCTCGAAATTTAAAGCTTCCGGTTTTATTAATTGTCGCCCCAATGACTTCATCCCCTGGATGTTTTTCAACGGGAATACTTTCTCCTGTTACCATCGATTCATCTATCGTTGAATTCCCTTCAATTAATTCCCCATCAACGGGGATTTTTTCACCGGGACGGACTCGAATAATATCACCAACATTCACTGCTTCAATGGGAAGATCAATTTCTTCTCCAGACCGAATGACACGGGCGGTTTTTGCTTGTAATCCCATTAATTTTTTAATCGCATCGGAGGTTTTTCCTTTGGCGCGATATTCGAGTAATTGACCGAGTAAAATTAAGGTAATAATCACAGCAGCCGATTCATAATAAACATCCGCCGATAAGCCTTGATTTAAAAAGAATTGCGGGAAGAAAGTGACAAAAATAGAATACAAATAAGCAGCCCCTGTTCCCACCGCTATTAAAGTATTCATATCAGCTTGATGACGTTTTAAGCCTTTCCAAGCTCCTAAGAAAAAGGCTTGACCTGACCAAAATAAAATCGGTGTTGTCAGGATTAATTGTAACCCAGGATTGTGCATCCAAGCGGGAATCCAAGGTAAATTTAAACCCGTCATCATCGGTAATCCCCCGATGACTAAAAGCACACTAATAATGGCACTAATTACGACTTTTTGGGTTAATTTTTGTTCAATTTCTCGGCTTTCTTTCTCGCGGTCTTGGAGATGAGAGGTTGTATCTTCGATGGGTTTGGCGCTATATCCCGCATCGATAACCGCCTGTTGAATTTGCTCAATATTAGTTTGCTTGGGATCAAATTCAACCGTTGCTTGTTCAGCACCAAAATTAACGTGACAAACAGCAACCCCATCAACATTTTGAATGGCTGTTTCTATGGTATTGGCGCAGGCGGCGCATCCCATTCCCTTTAATTGGAAATAGCTTGTTTTCATGGGTTAAACTTCATTTTGAGTTGAGTGGGTTGGTGCGTGCGCCTTGCTTACGCACCCTACACTGTTATTTTAAAGTCTCCTCTTTACTGGAGTGTCAAGGGGGGGATGGAAAATTAAATTTGTAATCGCTTACAACCCACTTGGATGTAGAGGTAAAGTAACTGTAACGGTTGTTCCTTGATTAATTTTACTTTCTAAAGAAATTTGACCGTGATGATTTTCTACTATTGCTTGGGCGATCGCTAAACCTAAACCTGACCCTCCACTATTACGATGAGTCCGAGAAGGATCAACGCGATAAAACCGATCAAAAAGATGGGGTAAGGCTTCAACAGGAATCCCAATTCCTGTATCTTTTATTATAACTTGTAAGGCTTCAAATTTCAAGAGAGAATGATTTTTTTCCCAAGATTCAGTTACTTTTCCTAATGTGGGTTGTCGTTTAATTTTAGGAATCTGTTTTAATTCTATTTTAATTTCACCACCAGCCGGAGTATACTGGACAGCATTACTGACTAAATTCGTAAATAATCGCACCAATTGATCCCAATCTCCTTGTAAAGTAAAGGGTTCAGTTTCGGTGTTTGGATGACTATTGGAATTGGCAATAAGATCCTCAGAATCTTCAATAAAATTTAAGGAAAGATGAACTTTTTGTAGAATTGCGATCGCTTTTTGTTCTTCTATAACCTCCATTAATAAGCCATCCAAAGGAAGGGAAATAAATTGAGGTTTAACAATACCGCTATCCTGTCTGGCTAAAAATAATAAATCATCGACTAACCGACCTAAACGGCGAGTAATTCGTTCAATAACTTGCAATTGTTGTTGTTCAGAATTGGATAAATTGGGTTCTGCTAAAGCGACTTGGACATTAGTTTGAATCAGCGCAATCGGACTTCTTAATTCATGGGACGCATCGGCGGTAAATTGTTTTAACCGTTGATAGGAATATAGCACAGGTTCCATGGCTAAACCGGATAAAAACCAGCCAATTGCAGCCACACCAATTACCATTAAAATTGTTCCGATTGTTAAATCTAATATTAACTGACGAATGGGTTTTGCGACTTCAAACCAAGGATGACTAACTCGTAAATAGCCTAAGACTTGGCGTCCGATTTCTACCCGGTCTGTTACTTGTCTTAAAATCATTTCTGAAGTGTTATTTTTTTCAGAAATATGAACCGTTTCTCCACTCTGGTTTGGATGAATGGGAATATCCAATGGTTGAGAAAACGTAGACCATAATAATTCTCCCGTTGGACTAAACCATTCCAGATCAATATGATCATCTTCAACGGTATTAGAATTATTTCTAAAACTCGCTTCCACATTAACTTGAAATTGACCTGCTAATACCGCAGGAGACATCGCTGGAGGGGTAGAAACGGGTTCAATAACAAGGGAACGTTCAACCACTTCTACAACGTGATTTAAAGTATCATCAATACGTTCAATTAAGGTATTTCGCACATAGAAATAAAACCCACTCGCAAATAATAATAATAAAATAGCGGTAACTGCGGTATACCAAATTGCTAACCGTCGCCGAGTGGCTTGAAACATAAGTGATAAATTTTTGCTAATCTATGAATAGGTTAAAATTCTATTTTAGGGTAAGGAAAGGATCATGATCTTACAAGTTGAAGCTCAAAAAATCTATACCCTTGAAGACTATCTGGATTTTGAGGTGAATTCTCCAGAACGCCATGAATATATTAACGGTGAAATTAGACCTATGACAGGTGGAACTCCCAATCATAATCAAATTGCTGGTAATCTCTACGCAACGCTGAATTTTTCCCTCAAGCGTCAACCCTATCGGGTATTTGTTACCGACCAACGGCTTTGGATTCCTGAAAAACGCCTCTATACTTATCCTGATATTATGGTTGTTCAGGGTGAAATTCAACTCCAAGAAGGCAGAAAAGACACGATTACAAATCCGTTAATCATTGCAGAAGTATTATCAGCATCAACCCGAAACTACGACAAAGACGAAAAATTTGCCGCCTATCGTACTCTTCCTACTTTTCAAGAATATCTCCTCATTGATCAATATACGATTCATATTGAACATTATTATAAAACGGATGAAAAACACTGGATATTTGTGGAGTATAATAATAGCAATGAAACCCTAGTGCTTAACTCCATTTCGTTTGAAATAGTTATAGCTGATCTTTATGATAAAGTTGAGTTTTAAACCCAAGAATTAATTGAATTGAATTTATCTAAAATAGTACCTTTTGAACCGTATAAGCAGGAGCTTCTATAATCATGACATGATGGGGAATATCTGTTACTTCAAGCTCAAAAAGATCATCAGAGGTTTTAACTAAAATCGATTTCAAAGCTCCTTTAGCTTGAGATGCTTTATGCAATAAACTCAGTGCTTTGTGTAAGCTTTCTCCCTGACGCTGTACTCGAATGGGGACAGGTTTACCTCGATAATTCTGTTTTAAAATAGCATCTATTCCTTGATTTCTTTGGACAGGAATAATATCTAAACTCGAAATAATATTGAGGGCTTCTTCATCGACATTTAGGTAGGCTTTTCGGCCTTTTTGCAGTAACACAGACTCAGATTTAATCGGGGTTTTCAATCTATCTTTAGAAAGTTGAACCGCATCCGGGGAAATATCAATTCCTATTCCTGAACGATTTAATAATTTAGCGGCTATAATTGTTGTCCCACTTCCACAAAAGGGATCTAATACAATATCCCCAGGGTTAGAAGCTAATTCAATAATTCGTTCTAGGAGTAAAATCGGTTTTTGGCTAGGATAACCGACACGCTCTTTTGCTTTAGGGTTTAAATAGGGAATTTCCCAAACATCACTTAAGGGGACTCCTTTTTTCGGGTCAGCCGGAATAATTTCCCCATCATTATCTTTAGCATAAACCGCTTTACCATGCTCATCTCTGGTGCGTTTTTGTAAGATTTGATCGACATTTGTAGATTCTGAATAATGGCAATAAATAGGATTAAAGGTAAATTGATTTGTTTTAGAATAAAAAAATATCGTTTGATGAGCAGGTAACAATCCTTTTTTAGAATTAGACCAGCGCTTATAACTCCAAATAATTTCTGATCTAAAATTATCTTGACCAAAAATATGATTTAAAATCGCTCTAATGATATAATTAGCATGAGTATCACAATGTACAAAAATCGAGCCATCTTCCCTTAAAACATGATATAGAACAGCTAATCTATCATGAATAAATTTTGCATAGTCTTGCTCACTTTCCCATAAATCATTATAACTAAATTCCAATTGTCTATCTCTCGTTTTTAAAGACTGCTGTTTTTGGGTAAAAAAAGGAGGGTCTAAATAAATCAGATTAACGAAATTTGAAGGCATTTTTTGGATAATATCTAGGCAGTCTCCTTGAAGAATATCGTAAGTATTATTCATGATTTTTAGTATATTAATAAATTATAATTCATCCGAATTCGTATTTTGATCAGCAATTTTTTGTAAGATAGCCCTTAAATCTATACCCGTTCTTTCATTAACATAATTCCAGGCACTCTCTCCATAGTGATATTCACCGCCAATTCCCTTATAAAGTGTTTCTAAAGTTTGCTGAACTCTTATAGCCTGTTGTCTATTGGGGTAATAAAACATAATACGAATAGGTCTGTAACCTGCGGTTGATATAGTTTTGATTCTAGTATGTTCTTTTGTAATATGATCTCCATCTGTTGTTGCATCTATCCATTTAATTTCAATTGCATTGTTTCCTTCTAAACAATCAATTTCAAATGTTTTTGGTCTTGAACCCATAGTATTAGTAATCTTGACTGCTTTTGAATTAGGATATTTTTCCAGAAAAGATAATTGAGTGGCTTTCTCTAAAAATGATCCTTGCCATAAATTAGATAAAATTTGTATAGAAAAATATAAGTTATATGTAATTAAATTTATAGTATTATTTAATTATAGCTTTAAATTATTGATTATGTCAATATCTTTAATCCTAGAGTTTCTTTTTGTTCTACTTTTAAATGATTGATTTCTGATTTTTCCAAAATAAACTGACCATATAAAATTGAAATCTCAAAAATATCTGTTGTAATCAAAGCGGGTTTGCGGTGATGGTCTTCACCCAATGAAATCCCAAATAAATCGGCTTGTAATTCATTCGCTAACTCTGAATCATACACATCCCATCTAATTTCTTGACAGTCTTTGAAGATAATTTTATAAGGAATAGGTTCTTCGGGGTTATATAAACATTGAAATGTAATTTCATTTCCCCATAATGAAATATTAATGCTTTTAATTAATGAAGTGAACCCTCCTAAACCGAGTAAATGGTAATCATCATTCCAGTTCTTCATTTAATCTTTCTCCTGTTTGATGGGTATTTTCTAGAAGATTACCTAAATTATCGCGGGTTTGTAACAGACAACCATTTTGGTCAAGACGTAAACCCTTATTAATTCTTTGTCCTTCTACATTATATTTTGGTGCAGGTGTTCGGATGACTTCTCCGTTAGGACGAATCATAACGACTGAAGCATCTGCAAATTTATATTCAATATAACCTCCTTTTGTATTTTTGATAGTTGCTCCTAAAGAACGCAAAAACTCATCCGCTTCTTGACGACTCATCCCTGTTAAGTCCCCAAACTCAGATGCAGTTCCATTCCCCCCAACTCCTTGACCGGGCACTAACTTCTAATCTCTCCTATTTAAAATTGCAAAATCCTGAACACAGGGTGACTGTTTAACAGCCATCTCGAGTTCAGGATTAAGTTGAATCTTCCGTGTTTTAACTGATTATTCGGCGGCGGTTGCTAACTCTTCCGTTGACCCTTGGGTACGACGGCGAGTTAACGTATTGAATAACATTTGACCAATGGCTTTAATTAAATTACCTTCTAATTCATTAAACATTTTCATGTTCATTCCGAAGGCATCATTGGCTTCATCAACAATGCGAGTCGCCATGTCTTGGTCAATATCAACGCTATCCATTTGTTGACGATAATTCACTTTAAAAGCTTTTTCATCAGGAATATCGTTGAACTCGTAAAATTGGGTTCCTTTCCCTTCTGGGAGGTTCATGGCATTTTGAGCAATTCCTTTGAGAATTTGACCCCCAGATAAATCACCCATATAGCGAGTATAGAGATGAGCAATTAATAATTCAGGTTGAGAATTAGAAACTTCCCGAATTCGAGCCACATAAGCTTTTCCTGCTTCAGAAGGTTGTACTTCTTCCTTCCAATTTTCTCCATAATAAAAGTATAAATCCTGCTCTAAACTTTGTTTGCGGTTGAGTTCAGGAAAATACAATTTGGATAAAACAGGATGGTTGCGGTGGCGTTCCATCTCCTCTTCCATTGCAGAGTAGACGAAATAGAGATTTCCCGCTAATTTCCGGTAAGACGTCTTTTCTACCGTACCCTTTAAAAAGCACTTGATAAAACCGACGTTTTCCGCCATTGTGTGAGACTTTTTCGTGCCTTCTCGCAGTTGGGTTGCTAAGTTAACGCTCATACTAAAAAATTTAATCCCAAAGCTAAATTCAACAGTAGGGGTCTTGCTAATGACAGCACCGTGAAAAAACCGCCTAATTTTTAAGATTAAACTGATTTGATGAGAAATGGTGTTAAGAATTGTCACATTTGCGGGTCAGGATTCGTTCTATTCCGAAGGTGACAGGCCTTAAGACTTTAACCAAGCTGGGTGAGAGAGTAACGCTTCAATGACTCGCACTCCTCGCAATTGATTAGATAGAGGAAGATGACCTTTTGGTGCTGTTAAATCCCAAGTAAATCCTTGGGGATAGCGCGTCCAATTTCGACCTGTGCGCCACCCAATTTTCGGCCAGAGTTTATCCCAATTTTTATTAACACCAAGCCAGAGTTCTCTTTGGATAGAATAGCCGAATTTGCCTTCAGAATGAATCCGCCAAAGAGCATCAAGGGTGTGTAAATCCGTCGTTGGAAAGCGTTCAATCTCAGAAAAATAAAGCCATTTTCTTTGTAAAGCCGAAGCTCCAGCTAATTCACAAAGGTTTTGTAAACTTAATTTATCAGCCTCTAAAAAGTTTTGTTCGGCGAGTAATTTTTGCAAGGGAATATAATCTATTCCGGCTTCGGATTTTAACGGGACAATTCCCGTAGGAAAATGGGTTTGCAAAAAGGTACTGACTTTTTCTGAATTGGGATGAGCCGTATATAAAATTTGATAAACTTTACCCTCAACTACACTAGGGGGATGAGACTGCTGTTTTAATAAAAATTCCATTAAAACATCCCAAACTGTCTCCCCACCTTGGGTTAATGTTTGTAGCAGTTGGAATTGGGCTTTTTCCGACCCTGCAAAAAGCTGAGAGCGTAATTCATCCGCACTCATGAGGTCAAGTTGTGGGGAAGTGGTCAAGTCAGTCATAAGGGGCGTAGCGTTTCAGGTTTTGATTGAGGACAAAATTCTCAACTTCAATTATTGTACAAGGAGCCGGGAATAGTTAACCGTTGAGAATTCGTTGAATCAGGGCAGTGGTGGAGGAGGGAACTTCAATATTAATGAAAGCCACTTCACCGCCATAGCATTGTACAATAGGGGCTTCGGGGAGGGTTTCTAAGGTGTAGTCTCCTCCTTTAACGTAAATATCGGGTTTCAGGGTCGCGATTAAATCATCGGCTGTGGTTTGGGAAAAAATCACCACACCATCAACAGGTTTCAAACTAGCAAGCACTTCCGCCCGTTGTGCTTCAGGGACAATCGGACGGGGAGGCTGTCCGGGTTTTTGGGGTTTAATCCTTTGGACGGACAAATCGCTATTTAATCCGACAACGAGCGATCGCCCTAAAGCTTTAGCGGCTTGTAAATAGCGAACATGACCTGCATGAATTAAATCAAAACAGCCATTCGTAAAAACAAGCGGACGCCACTGCTCAGGATGAAGGGTGATGTCTTGTTGTAATTGGGTTAAGGTGTAGAGATAAGGAGTCATTCAAGTCTAAGTAGGGAGGATGAGAATTTATTGAAATCAGTTCGCCAGAGGAATATCATTCACGTTTTTTTTGTTTTGTCAAGAGGTTTTTAGCTGTCCCAATCCCCTCTATCCAACAAATTACTGAATCTCAGTTCGCTGTTATTGCTCCGAACCGATTAAGATTGTAACGTTTGTTGATCTTAACCTTGCAAAGGAATTAAAAAATGAAATACTGAATGGGTAAGGACAGATAAAGCCAAACCCTTAATTTTTGAAACCTGTTGCAACCGACCCATAAGTTTGATAGAGAAAGATAGGAACTTTCCGGTCTGAACATCTCCTAACTAACTCTCAAAAGTTTGGGTTAGGCGAGACATCAGGAAACTCAGATCTCGATCTGGGTCAACCATTACTTAGCTTACGAATAATCTAATGAAAGCCACTTCTAGCCGTCAATTTTCCTCTACAACCTCTGTAATCCTAAAACTGGTTGGGGTAATTTTACTTCTCTCTTCCCTTGTGGATTATCTGGTACTTTTGATTCCGCCAAATTTTCTCAATCGAGGGTGGCAAATTAGTGTCACCAGCGACTTAGTAGATCGAGGTATTGTGCCTATGGTGGGAATGGCCTTGATCTTTGTTGCCTTTTGGATGGATAGTGCCATAGAAGGAACTGTCAAACCGAGTAAACCTTTTACCAGTTTAAGATTTTGGGTGGCATTACTAGCAAGTTTATTGGGGCTGTTATATCTGTTACTGTTTCCGTTGCATCTCAATAATACTCGTTTGGCTAGAGCCGAAGCTCTTACACAAATTAATCAACAAGCTACTCAAGCTCAAACTCAACTGGAACAGCAAATTAGTAGCGAACAATTTCAACAACAAATTCAACAGCGAAAAACTCAGCTTAAAGATCAATTTGCTGGCTTGACACAAAATCCTGATGCGCTCAATCAAGCCCTTTCTAATCCCAATCTACCGAAGCCCGTTAAAGACATTTTAGAACAGTCTAAATCGAATCCGAAAGCTATTGAAGAGTTTCTCAATCAACAAGCAGATAATTTACCGACACAGTTGTTAACTCAAATTCGCGATCGCAAACAAGAACTTGAACAACAAGCCAAAACCCAGTCGTTGAAATCAAGTTTACGAACCGGAATTAGTAGCTTATTATTAGCCATTGGCTATATTACAATTGGTTGGACAGGATTAAAAGGTCTGGGTATTCTCCGGGGTGGAAATCGTCGTAAAACCCCAGCAGCTTAACAGTTATCAGTGTAGAGACGTGCCAAAAGCCTTACGGCATGGCTCCGCCAAGGCGCGTCTGTACCAGTTATCAGTGAAAACAAAAAAATCTTGATTTTATTCATTCAAACCAACAATCAACTCGATATAACTGATCACTGGTACAGACGCGCCATGGCACGTCTCTACACTGATAACTGATAACTGATCACTGGTAACTGATAACTGATAACTGATTTTTCATGTTTTCTATTTATATTCTCACTGCCAACGAAGAAATTGATATCGCGGATTGTATTGAATCGGCGGCCTTATCGGATGACATTATTGTGGTCGATTCTTTCAGTCAAGATCGTACCGTTGAAATTGCTCAACAGTATCCCGTTCGCGTGGTACAACATTCCTTTGAAAGTCACGGAAAACAACGGACTTGGATGTTACAAGAAATTCCCACTAAACATGAGTGGGTTTACATTTTAGAAGCCGATGAACGGATGACCCCAGAGTTGTTTCAAGAATGTTTACAAGCCATCCAAAGCGATGATTTTATTGGGTATTATGTCGCCGAACGGGTGATATTTTTAGGCAGTTGGATTCGACGCAGTACCCAATATCCTCGGTATCAAATGCGTCTTTTTCGTAAGGATAAAGTTTGGTTTACCGATTATGGTCACACCGAACGAGAAGTTTGTAACGGCCCTACGGGATTTATTCAAGAAACCTATCCCCATTATACCTGTAGTAAAGGGTTATCCCGTTGGATTGAAAAACACAATCGTTATTCAACGGATGAAGCCGTAGAAACGCTACGTCAGTTACAGGCGGGAACAGTAAATTGGAAGGATTTATTCTTAGGTTCATCGGAAGTTGAACGGCGACGGGCGTTAAAAGATTTATCCTTACGTTTACCTTTTAGACCCCTAATTCGGTTTCTGTATATGTACTTTATTTTAGGGGGAATTTTAGATGGTCGTTCAGGATTTACTTGGTGTGTTTTACAAGCGTTTT
This Planktothrix sp. FACHB-1365 DNA region includes the following protein-coding sequences:
- a CDS encoding site-specific DNA-methyltransferase codes for the protein MNNTYDILQGDCLDIIQKMPSNFVNLIYLDPPFFTQKQQSLKTRDRQLEFSYNDLWESEQDYAKFIHDRLAVLYHVLREDGSIFVHCDTHANYIIRAILNHIFGQDNFRSEIIWSYKRWSNSKKGLLPAHQTIFFYSKTNQFTFNPIYCHYSESTNVDQILQKRTRDEHGKAVYAKDNDGEIIPADPKKGVPLSDVWEIPYLNPKAKERVGYPSQKPILLLERIIELASNPGDIVLDPFCGSGTTIIAAKLLNRSGIGIDISPDAVQLSKDRLKTPIKSESVLLQKGRKAYLNVDEEALNIISSLDIIPVQRNQGIDAILKQNYRGKPVPIRVQRQGESLHKALSLLHKASQAKGALKSILVKTSDDLFELEVTDIPHHVMIIEAPAYTVQKVLF
- a CDS encoding ApaLI family restriction endonuclease, with the translated sequence MNLITYNLYFSIQILSNLWQGSFLEKATQLSFLEKYPNSKAVKITNTMGSRPKTFEIDCLEGNNAIEIKWIDATTDGDHITKEHTRIKTISTAGYRPIRIMFYYPNRQQAIRVQQTLETLYKGIGGEYHYGESAWNYVNERTGIDLRAILQKIADQNTNSDEL
- a CDS encoding PASTA domain-containing protein, giving the protein MPGQGVGGNGTASEFGDLTGMSRQEADEFLRSLGATIKNTKGGYIEYKFADASVVMIRPNGEVIRTPAPKYNVEGQRINKGLRLDQNGCLLQTRDNLGNLLENTHQTGERLNEELE
- a CDS encoding heme oxygenase (biliverdin-producing); the encoded protein is MSVNLATQLREGTKKSHTMAENVGFIKCFLKGTVEKTSYRKLAGNLYFVYSAMEEEMERHRNHPVLSKLYFPELNRKQSLEQDLYFYYGENWKEEVQPSEAGKAYVARIREVSNSQPELLIAHLYTRYMGDLSGGQILKGIAQNAMNLPEGKGTQFYEFNDIPDEKAFKVNYRQQMDSVDIDQDMATRIVDEANDAFGMNMKMFNELEGNLIKAIGQMLFNTLTRRRTQGSTEELATAAE
- a CDS encoding GUN4 domain-containing protein, with translation MTDLTTSPQLDLMSADELRSQLFAGSEKAQFQLLQTLTQGGETVWDVLMEFLLKQQSHPPSVVEGKVYQILYTAHPNSEKVSTFLQTHFPTGIVPLKSEAGIDYIPLQKLLAEQNFLEADKLSLQNLCELAGASALQRKWLYFSEIERFPTTDLHTLDALWRIHSEGKFGYSIQRELWLGVNKNWDKLWPKIGWRTGRNWTRYPQGFTWDLTAPKGHLPLSNQLRGVRVIEALLSHPAWLKS
- the rfaE2 gene encoding D-glycero-beta-D-manno-heptose 1-phosphate adenylyltransferase; this encodes MTPYLYTLTQLQQDITLHPEQWRPLVFTNGCFDLIHAGHVRYLQAAKALGRSLVVGLNSDLSVQRIKPQKPGQPPRPIVPEAQRAEVLASLKPVDGVVIFSQTTADDLIATLKPDIYVKGGDYTLETLPEAPIVQCYGGEVAFINIEVPSSTTALIQRILNG
- a CDS encoding HpsJ family protein, which translates into the protein MKATSSRQFSSTTSVILKLVGVILLLSSLVDYLVLLIPPNFLNRGWQISVTSDLVDRGIVPMVGMALIFVAFWMDSAIEGTVKPSKPFTSLRFWVALLASLLGLLYLLLFPLHLNNTRLARAEALTQINQQATQAQTQLEQQISSEQFQQQIQQRKTQLKDQFAGLTQNPDALNQALSNPNLPKPVKDILEQSKSNPKAIEEFLNQQADNLPTQLLTQIRDRKQELEQQAKTQSLKSSLRTGISSLLLAIGYITIGWTGLKGLGILRGGNRRKTPAA